The Pleuronectes platessa chromosome 11, fPlePla1.1, whole genome shotgun sequence genome includes a window with the following:
- the mgaa gene encoding MAX dimerization protein MGA a isoform X4: MAREKKQKGMVFHQEGEPTSATAPAGTHPSACLVVPKLGEASEGEMERSTHVTSEEADGIEANMYPSKEGVGTPAGFPAVKYPTSLTPHPDNMSPDIICKGIRVTLDNNSMWNEFFRCKTEMILTKQGSRMFPYCRFRISGLQPSKKYCLVMDIQPLDNSRYKWTGKSWQVAGKAECQVKSKPFAHPESPSAGQHWMQNPVSFYKLKLTNNMSEQEGNTILQPMHRYSPRLHVVQTDKAAKDIKLNAPCVVTFSFPQTEFMAVTAYQNSRFAQLKVDYNPFAKGLKEDGSSSLGLKLKFNSGKDLHKAGGTTTTEHRPVKESLKCLLANHKPRSSKAMDSKPPVSRDLQNSTTSGDRSAAQVPEESLCSSSQPSQKLFSELIREAHVSLQRCNLDQLDTKNSTCQRAELTNTTTTASESKREDVSKKDQTPSETLCVKNCENGLMSKRKFKQDRHNLNLHHCKDNASSDCSEVTKVVTVPVVSQKTSVDSNHKLTPAFPSEVNIKQHKRPAPLPLPALALFLKQHLTKSKKSKNSPGSTPPVLSSESQSSAENSTCVLSDHASNANVPLKDLTSNITKFNNHASGQAIADVHPPGKAVKEAFQSSSPSCLDAVGNVEPKEPRADGHLASISVFENPGSNMAVPDDSPVPPNSDQQLCTHGTFSSSSCSTPASSSASPVLSPPLDTMLIALNSPQTPPFTESSTLPSDSPTIKADSLLPDPECSPFGFKPLSAATSPEPLAALPASLAFELNSTTSETTLRAVPPEELSQNVYSTPTLLKWHTVLPTHEPYIDTSYTTFQSTSQPLSLVSISSPLLPSSTPTHTEPQTLETSTSMALDDPTLSFQQNEQLLPFPGELSPLALQLPLSPTFYSLDGDGLSPTPSIADLVHFFSTDDDLGMGVEFSNSEAVAVTCPPPTIVEAIAHEPSQLLQPCPAKKPCKNQKKFRQRKLANMDMDQKVDNATYTSMKPNLEEVEEQLFISFTSKEALKLHIADSPEETVTQPSHNQTTPEGHRPPPANTTENVNDDGTTCGSPAESVERISSCEKTLLTDLKMMKHKQVIHPVLQEVGLKMNLLDPSLAIDLQYLGVCLPISPGASPEPVTLELPPSQAFVSRTGKTTDITQIKGWREKFTASEAPPTPSSATPEAGPSSDPPKKNLSAFCSDMLDEYLESEGKLIDERAASFSQPVVGPVVYELPARSTSYVRTLDSVLKKHTASSPTSDLISGFIPPSKRSKPSLKETKTSSKERKHKGPKMIKLRPEPAAASVSTPEPSPAEPNLEPKQPPVPTSAAPPLSEPTSAVTEPHKSKKHRKRKLSFNLSELSTLSPRTPTSNRRRRLKSLCQTLSPPGTTAHLPHVSEDQAPLESDSELGAGADQGNEDSRPVMTRALFRQKDLEDGVVWEGRPRTSITSERAAIALTSLFTLMGFVSENPTAPVQLVRRRAPPCLNDFCRLGCVCSSLSHCSRISHCGRPCCMFGCSCLKQKVVLLKNLDGSDSSPSPKGKRRRRRRRMKMAYILKEVDSVSQPAERVRILWRKDARDSDPDPTSVPDVASVLRSSESSDNSSCARVRGYIGKRKSWKQTDTKKILKPKSVQLKDVKQRDLPLMEAKTSAPSPPAAAQPVSPVRPQSPPPEPAPKPSKRLIIIAECKWATDTDRNYVLKRLCEEMAQDRLDQPFWLQKYFIRPTSQNVEESGRGRCTQHIVHITRPTEEPEKPAAPPKPQRLGNQRTEKPQLQQEGHLRQVSGGAEHLEAWQWEITEEDTPPEDWQQELEEGEVQEEKPPEDWQQELEEGEVQEEKPPEDWQQEIREEEKPPEDWQQEITEEEKPPEDWQQEITEEEKPPEDWQQEITEEEKPPEDWQQEITEEEKPPEDWQQELEEGEVQEEKPPEDWQQEITEEEKPPEDWQQEIMEEEKPPEDWQQEITEEEKPPEDWQQEIMEEEKPPEDWQQEITEEEKPPEDWQQELEEGEVQEEKGSTLMNKGSKRSGGGKKRKEKKEMVSLALPFLTGISPAGFLSARRRQPGGADHLVQVNGKLYPLAKIQLGKMGALHPANRLAAYLTGRVGSSRKHLGSSSSSSQSSKPPQTQSSDPTPPTNFLASSNIIAADYTPPQTQPSTTAATAPPSATVLDQSAPKGARTGAVAVRLNQNPAAGGVSVTPVTSVPGVKGLLPIGQRMVLQHVLTAPDGRQYYRLPDGKLVQLLPISKTRAAPPVPRGCAPPSFLPPATGLPVEIPPRTSLLFSPLSGLQSFSGPPCPPPLGPGTGFLSQKTKCTFKILPTNSKKEQIFISCPELPTRVVTTPSTSLQSSSHPPAPLLNPLSLKLSKGQGAELNGKTVKVSVDSVIAGGLSAFQKPTTSQTSTISLTPPPASGSEVTPLPPSHPIAEPEVASDLVDLDIICVDNEMEVITPETSEVLDLAGSSSGETENSSDFGDEDNQRQVHNLLERRRRVKMREMFRGLRNEVGLTDDRTSKISTLNKAEQLIQELRWTEAHLTEKKRRLMKRRDHFLSTIATTGNNIDNDIIFISSNVQLPTLPVPPTTAQSSTKPVPLPVAASVQTPVPVPVAAPVPVPAPVAVPVPVPVAASVPVHVQTPVPAPVPAPVQVSVPVPAPVPVPAPVQMSVPVPAPVPVPVQTPVPVPAPVQMSQRILQVSQSCLAPLAVSHITPVVHYRPKTIPNILSHSRRPVPSSSSLLPTAEAPPLQVLVPADVLSRIGAALPGQQLLSPLMVLQTTAPAPESRTFSEASNRLHLPQPPQRVSAGPVLPSDQILDQAPSSSSTLCPGLSVDCGAEVGSLGVGPKTRADGGTESPTSLNEIVSVNQRTVSTAGVSYEVDHAGGGAKEQGHTHSLELDSDNSAAIETQQGSLQGHTEMTQTGPQTGPTDGNATGNALAPPPLLQRKVGGAKVFDSASSDRAAVGERREEGVTAWRPMPRLVPLGLRGNPPS; encoded by the exons ATGGCTcgtgagaagaagcagaaaggCATGGTGTTCCATCAAGAAGGGGAACCCACCTCTGCAACAGCACCTGCAGGAACCCATCCCTCTGCATGCCTGGTTGTTCCCAAACTAGGGGAAGCAAGTGAAGGCGAGATGGAACGAAGCACCCATGTGACCAGCGAAGAGGCAGACGGGATTGAAGCCAACATGTATCCATCGAAGGAAGGTGTCGGGACTCCTGCTGGTTTTCCTGCTGTGAAGTATCCCACCAGTTTAACTCCTCATCCAGACAACATGTCACCTGATATCATCTGCAAAGGAATCAGAGTGACGCTGGACAACAACAGCATGTGGAATGAGTTCTTCAGATGTAAAACAGAGATGATTCTGACTAAACAAGGCAGCAGGATGTTCCCTTACTGCCGCTTTCGCATCTCCGGCTTACAGCCATCTAAGAAGTACTGTCTAGTCATGGACATTCAACCTTTAGACAACAGTCGGTACAAGTGGACTGGCAAGAGCTGGCAGGTTGCAGGGAAAGCAGAATGTCAAGTGAAGAGTAAACCATTCGCTCATCCAGAGTCCCCATCAGCAGGTCAACACTGGATGCAGAATCCAGTGTCCTTCTACAAACTGAAGCTCACCAACAACATGTCAGAGCAAGAGGGGAACACCATCCTGCAGCCCATGCACCGCTACTCTCCACGACTGCACGTAGTCCAAACTGACAAAGCAGCGAAAGACATAAAGCTAAATGCTCCTTGTGTTGTCACATTCAGTTTCCCTCAGACTGAGTTCATGGCAGTCACCGCTTACCAGAACTCACGTTTTGCTCAGCTCAAAGTCGACTATAACCCGTTTGCCAAAGGACTGAAGGAGGATGGCTCCAGTTCGCTGGGCCTAAAGCTGAAATTCAACTCTGGCAAAGACTTGCACAAAGCTGGAGGCACAACAACCACTGAACATCGTCCTGTGAAAGAGAGCTTGAAATGTTTGCTTGCAAACCATAAACCAAGAAGCTCAAAAGCAATGGATTCAAAACCTCCGGTGTCAAGGGACCTACAGAATTCAACCACCAGTGGAGATCGGTCGGCTGCCCAGGTTCCAGAGGAAAGTTTGTG CAGCAGTTCACAACCATCTCAAAAGTTGTTTTCTGAACTTATTCGAGAGGCTCACGTTTCATTGCAACGATGTAACCTGGATCAGCTGGACACAAAGAACAGCACCTGTCAGCGAGCGGAGCTCACAAACACTACAACCACAGCTTCGGAAAGTAAAAGAGAAGATGTCTCCAAGAAGGACCAAACACCCAGTGAAACATTGTGTGTAAAGAACTGTGAAAATGGGTTAATGTCAAAGAGGAAATTCAAACAGGACAGGCACAATCTGAACTTACACCACTGCAAGGACAATGCTAGCTCGGATTGTTCTGAGGTCACGAAGGTCGTTACTGTTCCAGTGGTGTCCCAGAAAACCTCTGTTGATTCAAACCACAAACTTACACCTGCATTTCCATCAGAGGTGAATATAAAGCAGCATAAACGACCGGCACCTCTACCTCTACCAGCCCTTGCTCTTTTTTTGAAGCAGCATTTGACAAAGTCTAAAAAGTCCAAGAATAGTCCAGGTTCTACTCCCCCAGTACTTTCATCCGAGTCACAGAGTTCTGCTGAGAACTCTACATGTGTCCTCTCTGATCATGCCAGCAATGCTAATGTTCCCTTGAAAGATCTCactagcaatataacaaaatttAACAACCACGCCTCAGGACAAGCCATTGCAGACGTTCATCCACCTGGAAAAGCAGTTAAAGAAGCCTTTCAGTCTTCTAGTCCATCATGTTTAGATGCTGTAGGCAATGTAGAGCCAAAGGAACCGAGGGCTGATGGTCACTTGGCCTCCATTTCAGTATTCGAAAACCCAGGCTCCAACATGGCCGTACCAGATGACAGTCCAGTGCCACCAAACTCAGATCAGCAATTGTGTACCCATGGAACATTTTCATCCTCCAGTTGTTCAACTCCTGCTAGCTCTTCTGCATCTCCTGTGTTGTCACCGCCCCTTGACACAATGTTAATTGCCCTGAACTCACCACAAACACCACCATTCACAGAGTCTTCTACACTACCCTCAGACTCCCCCACCATAAAGGCTGATTCTTTGCTCCCTGACCCTGAATGTTCTCCTTTTGGCTTCAAGCCTTTGTCAGCTGCTACTTCTCCAGAGCCTTTAGCTGCCCTGCCTGCCTCGTTAGCTTTTGAACTGAACTCCACTACCTCTGAAACGACTCTGAGAGCAGTACCCCCTGAAGAGTTATCACAAAATGTATACTCTACTCCAACTTTGTTAAAATGGCATACGGTGTTACCTACACATGAGCCGTACATAGACACTTCATACACAACATTTCAGTCCACATCACAGCCACTTTCTTTAGTATCTATCTCATCACCTTTGTTGCCTTCTTCGACCCCCACCCACACAGAACCACAAACTCTTGAAACCTCCACATCTATGGCTCTGGATGATCCTACTTTATCATTTCAACAGAACGAACAGTTGCTGCCTTTCCCAGGAGAACTGTCCCCCCTTGCTCTGCAGTTGCCACTGTCTCCAACTTTTTATTCTTTAGATGGAGATGGATTATCACCTACGCCTTCAATCGCAGACCTTGTGCATTTTTTCTCCACCGATGATGACCTTGGGATGGGGGTGGAGTTTTCTAATTCTGAGGCAGTGGCAGTTACCTGCCCACCTCCTACGATAGTAGAGGCAATTGCACATGAACCTTCTCAGCTACTCCAACCTTGCCCAGCCAAGAAACCCTGCAAGAACCAGAAGAAGTTCCGCCAACGAAAGCTTGCCAACATGGATATGGACCAGAAGGTTGATAATGCCACCTACACTAGCATGAAGCCGAacctggaggaagtggaggagcagTTATTCATCTCGTTCACATCCAAG GAGGCCCTCAAACTTCACATTGCAGACTCCCCTGAGGAAACGGTCACGCAACCTTCACACAACCAGACGACACCTGAAGGTCACCGGCCACCACCTGCCAACACAACTGAGAATG TGAATGATGACGGGACAACGTGTGGGAGTCCAGCAGAGAGTGTGGAGAGGATCAGTAGCTGTGAGAAGACGCTCCTGACGGACCTGAAGatgatgaaacacaaacaggtcaTTCACCCTGTGCTGCAGGAAG TGGGTCTGAAGATGAACCTTCTGGATCCCAGTCTGGCCATAGACCTGCAGTACCTGGGAGTCTGTCTGCCCATCTCCCCTGGAGCGTCTCCGGAGCCCGTGACCCTGGAGCTGCCTCCATCTCAGG cGTTTGTGTCCAGAACAGGAAAAACCACCGACATCACTCAGATTAAAGGTTGGAGAGAGAAATTCACTGCGTCGGAGGCTCCGCCCACTCCTTCATCAGCCACACCTGAAG CTGGTCCCAGTTCAGATCCGCCCAAGAAGAACCTGTCGGCGTTCTGCAGCGACATGTTGGACGAGTATCTGGAGAGTGAGGGGAAGCTGATCGACGAGCGAGCTGCAAGCTTCTCTCAGCCTGTGGTGGGGCCGGTGGTGTACGAGCTCCCCGCCAGGAGCACCAGCTACGTCCGAACCCTGGACAGCGTACTGAAAAAACATACTGCCAGCTCCCCCACCTCAGACCTCATATCTGGATTCATCCCCCCCTCCAAGAGATCAAAGCCCTCTCTCAAAGAGACCAAGACTTCCAGcaaggagaggaaacacaaaggtCCTAAAATGATCAAACTCAGACCTGAACCGgcagctgcttcagtttcaacACCTGAACCAAGTCCAGCTGAACCAAACCTGGAGCCTAAACAGCCTCCAGTCCCGACCTCAGCAGCCCCCCCGCTATCAGAGCCCACGTCAGCCGTCACTGAACCTCACAAATCCAAGAAACACCGGAAACGAAAGCTCAGTTTCAACCTCTCAGAACTGTCAACTCTGTCCCCTCGGACCCCCACCTCCAATAGGAGAAGGAGACTCAAGTCCTTGTGCCAGACTCTCAGCCCCCCCGGCACCACGGCCCACCTGCCGCATGTCTCAGAGGACCAGGCTCCTCTAGAGTCGGACTCTGAGCTGGGGGCTGGTGCCGATCAGGGCAATGAGGACAGCAGACCTGTGATGACCCGAGCTCTGTTTAGACAGAAGGACCTGGAGGACGGAGTGGTGTGGGAGGGCCGACCCAGGACCAGCATCACCAGTGAGCGGGCCGCCATTGCCCTGACATCACTCTTCACACTAATG GGTTTCGTCAGTGAGAATCCCACCGCTCCCGTCCAGCTGGTCCGCAGACGAGCGCCGCCCTGCCTGAATGACTTCTGCAGGCTGGGCTGTGTCTGCTCCAGtctgtcccactgctccaggatCAGTCACTGCGGCCGGCCTTGCTGCATGTTCGGCTGCAGCTGCCTCAAACAGAAGGTCGTCCTCCTCAAGAACCTCGACGGCTCAGACTCAAGCCCCTCCCCcaaagggaagaggaggaggaggaggagaaggatgaaGATGGCTTACA TTCTAAAGGAGGTGGACAGCGTTTCCCAGCCTGCTGAGCGGGTCAGGATTCTGTGGAGGAAGGATGCTAGAGACTCAGATCCAGATCCGACATCCGTCCCTGACGTAGCATCTGTGCTCCGCAGCTCT gagAGCAGTGATAACAGCAGCTGTGCCAGGGTCAGAGGTTACataggaaagaggaagagctggaaaCAAACG GACACCAAGAAAATCCTGAAGCCTAAATCTGTTCAACTGAAAGATGTGAAACAGAGAGACCTGCCCCTGATGGAAGCAAAGACCAGTGCCCCCAGTCCTCCTGCTG CAGCTCAGCCAGTTTCCCCCGTGCGGCCTCAGAGTCCCCCCCCAGAGCCGGCCCCGAAACCCTCCAAGCGTCTGATCATCATCGCCGAGTGCAAGTGGGCGACCGACACCGACCGCAACTACGTGCTGAAGAGGCTGTGCGAGGAAATGGCTCAGGACCGACTGGACCAACCTTTCTGGCTCCAGAAGTATTTCATACGTCCCACCAGTCAGAATGTGGAGGAGAGCGGCAGAGGCCGCTGCACACAGCACATAGTCCACATCACCAGACCCACTGAAGAGCCtgagaaaccagcagctccaccaaaACCACAACGACTGGGAAACCAGAGGACAGAGAAACCACAACTACAGCAAGAG GGCCACCTGAGACAGGTGAGCGGGGGGGCGGAGCATCTGGAGGCTTGGCAGTGGGAGATCACGGAGGAGGACACGCCTCCAGAGGACTGGCAGCAGGAGCTAGAGGAAGGTGAAGTCCAGGAGGAGAAGCCTCCAGAGGACTGGCAGCAGGAGCTAGAGGAAGGTGAAGTCCAGGAGGAGAAGCCTCCGGAAGACTGGCAGCAGGagatcagggaggaggagaagcctcCGGAGGACTGGCAGCAGGAgatcacggaggaggagaagcctcCGGAGGACTGGCAGCAGGAgatcacggaggaggagaagcctcCAGAGGACTGGCAGCAGGagatcacagaggaggagaagcctcCAGAGGACTGGCAGCAGGagatcacagaggaggagaagcctcCAGAGGACTGGCAGCAGGAGCTAGAGGAAGGTGAAGTCCAGGAGGAGAAGCCTCCAGAGGACTGGCAGCAGGAgatcacggaggaggagaagcctcCGGAGGACTGGCAGCAGGAGatcatggaggaggagaagccgcCAGAGGACTGGCAGCAGGAgatcacggaggaggagaagcctcCGGAGGACTGGCAGCAGGAGatcatggaggaggagaagcctcCAGAGGACTGGCAGCAGGAgatcacggaggaggagaagcctcCAGAGGACTGGCAGCAGGAGCTAGAGGAAGGTGAAGTCCAGGAGGAGAAAGGCTCAACACTGATGAACAAGGGGAGCaagaggagtggggggggaaagaaacgaaaggaaaagaaggagaTGGTCAGTTTGGCTCTGCCGTTCCTAACAGGAATCTCCCCAGCTGGATTCCTCTCAGCCAGAAGAAGACAACCGGGAGGGGCCGACCACCTGGTCCAG GTCAACGGGAAACTCTATCCTCTGGCTAAGATCCAGTTAGGAAAGATGGGGGCGCTCCATCCGGCAAACCGCCTGGCGGCCTATCTGACCGGCCGGGTGGGGTCCAGCAGGAAGCACCTAGGATCTTCTTCGTCGTCCTCCCAATCCTCTAAACCTCCTCAGACACAGAGTTCCGACCCGACCCCCCCAACTAACTTCTTGGCTTCCTCAAACATCATTGCTGCCGACTACACCCCACCCCAAACACAGCCGTCAACCACAGCAGCTACCGcccccccctctgccacag TTCTCGACCAATCAGCACCTAAGGGGGCGAGGACCGGGGCTGTTGCTGTGAGGTTGAACCAGaatcctgcggctgggggagtcTCGGTGACACCTGTCACTTCTGTTCCTGGGGTGAAGGGCCTCCTGCCCATCGGTCAGAGGATGGTCCTGCAACATGTTCTCACAGCACCAGATGGAAGGCAGTACTACCGCCTTCCAGATGGTAAGCTGGTCCAGCTTCTTCCCATCAGCAAGACGAGAGCAGCTCCGCCTGTTCCCAGAG GTTGTGCTCCCCCCTCATTCCTCCCCCCTGCGACAGGACTCCCTGTTGAAATCCCACCACggacctctctcctcttctcccccctgTCTGGCCTCCAGTCTTTCTCTGGgcccccctgtccccccccccttggccCGGGCACTGGTTTCCTGTCTCAGAAGACGAAGTGCACCTTTAAAATCCTTCCTACCAACTCCAAGAAGGAACAGATCTTTATCAGCTGTCCTGAACTCCCCACCCGGGTGGTGACGACTCCCAGCACCTCTCTCCAGAGCTCCtcccacccccccgcccccctgtTGAACCCTCTCTCCCTCAAACTCTCCAAAGGTCAGGGGGCAGAGCTCAACGGCAAAACAGTGAAGGTGTCAGTGGACTCTGTGATTGCTGGTGGGCTGTCCGCCTTTCAGAAACCCACTACATCCCAGACCTCTACCATCTCCCTGACCCCGCCCCCTGcttcagggtcagaggtcacacctTTACCCCCATCGCACCCCATTGCTGAGCCTGAGGTGGCCTCTGACCTGGTGGACCTGGACATAATCTGCGTGGACAATGAGATGGAGGTCATTACCCCAGAGACCTCTGAGGTGCTGGACCTGGCAGGGTCTTCAAGTGGAGAGACAGAAAACTCGTCAGACTTTGGAGACGAAGACAACCAG cgACAGGTTCACAATTTGTTGGAGAGGAGGCGTCGAGTGAAGATGCGTGAGATGTTCCGAGGTCTGAGGAACGAAGTTGGACTGACGGACGACAGAACTTCCAAGATCTCCACGCTGAACAAG gcgGAGCAACTGATCCAGGAGCTGAGGTGGACGGAAGCACATCTGAccgagaagaagaggaggctgatgaagaggagggaccACTTCCTCTCAACCATCGCTACAACAG GAAACAACATTGATAATGACATCATATTCATATCATCGAACGTACAGCTGCCGACTCTCCCAGTTCCTCCAACCACTGCCCAGTCCTCTACCAAACCTGTCCCCCTTCCTGTTGCTGCATCTGTCCAGAcacctgtccctgtccctgtagCTGcacctgtccctgtccctgccccTGTagctgtccctgtccctgtccctgttgcTGCATCTGTCCCTGTCCATGTCCAGACACCTGTCCCTGCACCTGTCCCTGCACCTGTCCAGgtgtctgtccctgtccctgcacctgtccctgtccctgcacCTGTCCAGatgtctgtccctgtccctgcacctgtccctgtccctgtccagacacctgtcc CTGTCCCTGCACCTGTCCAGATGTCTCAGAGGATCCTGCAGGTGTCCCAGTCCTGCCTTGCTCCTCTTGCTGTATCCCATATCACACCTGTGGTTCACTACCGGCCAAAGACGATACCAAACATCTTGTCTCACAGTAGAAGACCagttccatcatcatcatctctgctCCCGACTGCTGAGG CTCCGCCTCTTCAGGTTCTGGTACCGGCTGACGTTCTGTCTCGGATCGGTGCCGCGCTGCCAGGACAACAGCTCCTGAGTCCGCTGATGGTTCTGCAGACGACAGCTCCAGCACCAG AATCCAGAACCTTCTCAGAGGCTTCAAACCGGCTGCACCTGCCTCAACCCCCTCAGAGGGTTTCTGCAGGACCAGTTCTCCCCTCAGACCAGATCCTAGACCAggccccatcctcctcctccaccctgtgCCCAGGACTGAGTGTTGATTGTGGGGCAGAGGTCGGTTCTCTGGGTGTGGGGCCAAAGACCAGAGCCGACGGTGGCACTGAGAGTCCGACGTCCCTCAATGAGATCGTCTCCGTCAACCAGCGGACTGTCTCCACAGCCGGGGTCTCGTATGAGGTGGACCACgcagggggtggagccaagGAGCAGGGCCACACCCACAGCTTGGAGTTGGACAGTGACAACAGTGCTGCCATTGAGACACAGCAAGGAAGTCTTCAGGGCCACACGGAGATGACGCAGACCGGACCTCAAACTGGACCAACCGATGGGAACGCTACAGGTAATGCcctggccccgccccctctgctgcagaggaaggtGGGAGGGGCTAAGGTGTTTGACTCTGCCAGCAGTGACAGAGCAGCAGTGGGCgagcggagggaggagggagtgaCGGCCTGGAGGCCGATGCCGCGGCTGGTTCCTCTCGGGCTGAGAGGAAACCCGCCCAGCTGA